Below is a window of Janthinobacterium lividum DNA.
TGCGTGGCCGCATGCCTCTATCTGCTTAAAACGCTTCCCAGTCGCCGCCCGTCACGCTTTCCGCTTGCACCGCACGGTGTTTTGCCGGCACCGCCTGTCGCTTGACGGTGCTGCTGGCCGGTGTCGGTACCAGGCGTGCGCTATCTTGCGTCTTGTCCCGCGTGTGGTCCGTTGCCAAGGTCTTTAGATGGGAAACGCGCCCGCGCCCGATACATTCAGGCAGGCCACCTTGTCGCTGGAAAAATACTTGATTTGTCCCAGGCCGATGGCGTAGCAGCCGTCACTGAGCGGGGAAATGGGGCCGGTGAGTTTTTCACCGCTGATGAGGGTCACCACCCAGGGCGTGGTGGCCGGTTTGCCCGCGTGGGCCAAGGCGTGTTGTACCAGGTCTGACATGCTGTCTCCGTTGGAAATCAAAACCCGATGATAGCAGTGTCGCATGGCCGCTGGTTTGCCGACACGACGGGCCGGGCCGGCGCCTTACGCGTCGGCCAGCAAGTTCTTCGGCAGGGCCACCGACACCAGTTTCCAGTGCCACAGGCCGTCGCGTGTCAGAGTCAGTTCGCCGATATGGCTTTTGCTGTGGGCGCGCTGCACCACGACGCTGTTCCAGGAGGTGTAGCGCAGTTTGTAGTCGGGCTTGGTGTTGCGCTTGCGGCCGCTGATGTCGCTGACCTTGGCGATCGGTTTTTCATAGCGGTCATTGAGCTTCATCAAGGCGACGATGCCTTCGGGCATCAGCATGGTATCGAGCAAGGGATCGATGACGTCTGGACTGATGTCGTCGGCCACTTCCGGCGCCGAGAACAGGGTGTGCAGTTGCTGCCCGAGGCTGCCGCGCAGCTGGGCCAGGTCGATCTGCGCAGCCAAGGCCTGGGTATCCTCATCCATGGTCGCCGCGCGAATCTTGTTCATGGTGAGATACGGGCTGCCATAGAAGACGCCGGCCAGCGCGACCAGTGCCACTACAGCGAGAAGCATCATTCTTTTCATCGTGCGATCTCTCGGATGCCTGGCGACCCGGTGCGCCTGAAGTGTTGGCATTCTACATAATATTTCCCAAAATCAATATGGCGGTTTAGGTAAGTGTTGTTTTAGATCAAGTTTTGTCAGAGTAATTCTGGCGGCAAGGTAATGTCCGTCAGTTTCCAGTCCCAGATGCCTTGGCGGCGCAGCAAAAACTGGCTGGCGGCGGTGCCGGCGCCGCTGCGCCGCAGCACCACTTCGTTCCACGAGCGGTACGCCATGCCGAAGTCGTGGCGCTTGCCGTCCGCCCCCTGTTTGCCGTGCAGGATCAGCACAGTGATGCCGGGCGGCGAGACAATGGTGTCGAGCATTTCCTTGAAATCGTCTTCGCTGGCCGTTTCGCCGGCCGCCCGCAACTGGCGCGCTACGCTGGCGCGCACGGCGGGCAGGTCGGCCTGCTGCGCCAGGTTTTCCAGGCGCACGGATTTCGCCGCGATGCTGATGCGGTACATGGCGATGTAGGGGCTGACCCAGGTGAAGCCGATGGCGGCAACGGTAAAAATGATCGCGGTGGCGTACTTTCTTTTCATGCTCTATCTGCCTGAATCGTAGCTTGCCCGTGAGAGTCAATAGCCGCCAACAATCTGGTATTCCAGGCCCTGATTTCCTGCGCTGCGTACCTGAATCCTGATTTTCCGGAAGGTGACTTCCGTAGGAAAACTGGTGATCTCAAACGATAAGTCTTGCGAAAACGACGGCCGTGCCAGGTCGCCCGCATACTCCCGGTAGGCAATGCGCAAGGTTTGATTGCTGTAGCCCTGGTATAGCAATTGCGAATTGATGGACCTGTCGATAGGTGCCGTTTCCACTCCCGGGCCGAATTTGATGCCGGGGCTGACATCTTCGTGCCACCACACGAGATCGCTTGCGACCATGACCTGGTCCAGCAGGCCATCATTGTTGCGGTCGGCAAAACAAGCGTTTTTGGTCATGCCGGGCAGCAGCATATTAAAGACTTGCCGCTCCGTGCAGTACGCCGGCTTGCCCTCGACATCGGCGCGGTACAGGAAGTCGCCCTGGATCACGGCGACACGTCCGCCGCCAATCGACACGGCGCGCCCATCGTAAATCTGATAGCCCGTTTTGCTTGTGTACTGAAATGTGGACAACAGTGCTTCACCAGCAGTGACCTTTGAAACGACGTTCAGTTGCGGATCATGGCCGATGCGCTCCATCGTGCGGGTCGTCTCGCGGACCTCCATGGTGGCGCACCCGTTGAGTATTAGGGCAGCGATGGCGATGTGGCATAACTTTTTCATTGATTTCCTTGTTTGTCTTCGGAGTGCTCATGCGCAAGCAGGCGCGAGTAAAAGGGAATGGTAGCTAAATATTGCCAAATGATAAGTTCAGTTGTCTGTGAAAGAAAGGAAAAATGCGTTTTTTCCGCCGTGACGAGCGATGGCGGACCTCGATCAGCTTTATGGATGGCGGATGGTGTAGCATTCGTGCCGGCGCGGACCATCGCGCCGCAATATTGAGGACAACCATGAATATCACTATCAATCAGGTGCTGCAGTCGTATATCGATCCGCTCACCGCCAGCGAATACGCGGCGCTCGAACGCAGTCTGCTGGCCGAAGGCTGCCGCGACGCGCTGGTGTTGTGGAACGACGTGCTGATCGACGGGCATAACCGCTACGCCATCTGCCGCCAGCACGGCATCGAATTCAAGACCATCCAGAACACCAGCTTTACCTCGCTCGACGACGTCATGCTATGGATGATCGACAATCACCTGGCGCGCCGCAGCGTGTCGGATTTCCAACGCGGCGTGCTGGCCCTGCGCAAGAAGGAAATCGTCGCCGCGCGCAGCCCGACGCCCGTCAGCGCCCAGGATGCGCCGGAAGGCGAAAATGCGCCGAAACCGCCCATGAGTACGCGCGAAGAGGTGGCCAAGGCGGCGCGCTTGAGCAGCAACCAGATCAGCCAGATCGAAAAGATCCAGAAGGCAGCCTCGCCGGAACTGGTGGAAGCCGTCCGCTCGGGCACGATCTCCATCAACGCGGCGGCCACCGTGGCGTCGCTGCCGCCGGAAGAGCAGGTGGCGGCCGTCGCCGGTGGCAAGAAATTATTACGCCAGGCGGCCAAGGAAATCCGCGAACAGCGCGCCGCCACGCGCACGCCGCGCGAGCCGAAGATCCATGTATCTCAGGACACGCCGGAGACGGGCAACGAACCGTGGGCGGAAAACGCGGCCCAGGCGCCCAGCGAGGCGGAGCGCCTGCGCGGCGAGATCGCCAGCCTGAAACAGAAGGTGGCGCAGCTGCAGGCGGAAAATGTGGAACTCAACCAGCGCATAGCCTCTTTAATCGACGCGTCCTGATTTGGAGTCGACCATGCTACATCGCAGTGCTTTGTTCGCCGCCATCGCCTGCGGCACCGTCGCCGCTCCCACGGTGCTGGCCGAGCCCGCTGTTTCTGTCACGGACATGGGCCGCTGGCAGGCGCAGGCTGCCAATGTCAGCATCGCGCGCGACACGTGGGGCGTGCCGCACGTGACGGGCAAGAGCGATGCGGATGCCGTCTTTGGCCTGATGTATGCGCAAGCGGAGGATGATTTCCCCCGCGTGGAACTCAATTACATCAACGCCATGGGGCGCCTGGCGGAAGTGGAGGGCGAACGGGAGCTGTACCGCGACCTGCGCATGAAGCTCTTCATCGACCCGGCCGATTTGCAGGCGCAATACCGCGCCAGCCCGGCGTGGCTGCGCAGGTTGATGGACTCTTTTGCCGACGGCCTGAATTTTTACCTGGCCACGCATCCGCACGTCAAGCCGCGCCTGATCGCGCATTTCGAGCCGTGGATGGCCTTGAGTTTCAGCGAGGGCAGCATCGGCGGCGATATCGAGTCCGTCAACCTGGCGCAGCTCGAAGCGTTTTACGGCCAGCAAGCCAGGCCTGCCACCGTGGCGCTGGCCAGCCTGGAGACGGGCTTGGACCCCGAGCCGAGCGGCTCGAACGGCTTCGCCATCGCGCCCGCGATCACGAAAAATGGCCACGCGCTGCTGATGATCAATCCCCATACCTCGTTCTACTTCCGTCCCGAAGTGCAAGTGACCAGCGGTGAAGGCCTGAACGCGTACGGCGCCGTCACCTGGGGCCAGTTCTTCGTCTACCAGGGCTTCAATGAGCGCCTCGGCTGGATGCATACCTCGGGCGGCGGCGATGTCATCGACGAATACCTGGAAAGCATCGTCGACCGCGATGGCGCATGGTTCTACCGCTATGACGGCGGCCTGCGCCCCTTGGAAGCCGTGCCCATCACCTTGCCATATAAACTGGCCGATGGCGGCATGGCATCGAAAACCATCAGTGTCTACTACAGCCATCACGGCCCCATCGTGCGCGCGCAGGATGGTAAATGGGTGGCCGTGCGCCTGATGAACGAACCGTTGAAGGCCTTGATGCAGTCGTACACGCGCACCAAGGCGCGCGATTACGCGGCTTTCTACAAGAGCATGGAACTGCGCACGAATTCGTCGAACAATACCGTGTATGCGGATGCGGACGGCAATATCGCCTATTTTCACGGCAATTTCATCCCCGTGCGCGACCCGCGCTTCAACTGGAAGCAGCCTGTTGACGGCAGCGACCCGGCCACGGAATGGAAAGGGCTGCACACGGTGGCGCAGACCATCACCCTGTTCAATCCGAAAAATGGCTGGATCCAGAATACGAATAATTGGCCGTATTCGGCGGCCGGTGCCAATAGCCCGCGCCAGCAGGACTATCCCGCCTACATGTCCGTGTACGGCGAAAACGCGCGCGGCCTGCACGCCGTCAAAGTCTTCCAGAATAAAAAAGGTTTTACCCTGGACAGCCTGATCGCCGCTTCCTACGATAGTGAGCTGACGGCGTTCGAAGCGTTGCTGCCGCCACTGTTCGCGGCCTGGGATGCGCTGCCGGCGGGCGATGCGCAAAAGCTGGCGCTGGCCGACAAGGTGGCCTTGCTGCGGTCCTGGGACTGGCGCTATTCGCTGACGTCGACGGCCACCTCGCTGGCCGTGTTCTGGGGCCAGGAACTGGCCGAGCTGAGTGGAAAACAGGCGCGTGAGCAGGGCGTGCCCGTGGTCGATTTTCTGGCGACGGACAAGGTCACGGCGACGCAGCGGCTGGCGGCCCTGGCTAGTGCGGCCGATAAACTGCAGCGTGATTTCGGTCACTGGCAAACGCCGTGGGGCGAAATCAACCGCTTCCAGCGCCTGACAGGCGACGTGGTGCAGCCGTTTGACGATGCGCAGCCCAGCTTGCCCGTACCTTACGCCTCGGGCAACTGGGGCGCGCTGGCCGCATATGGGCAGAGCAGCAAAAGCAGCACGAAGCGCATTTACGGCGAGCGCGGTAACAGCTTTGTGGCGGCCGTGGAATTCGGCCCCCGCATCAAGGCGAAAAGCATCCTCGCGGGTGGCCAGAGCGGCGACCCGAAGTCGCCGCATTTCCAGGACCAGGCGGCCATGTACGCGCGTGGCGAGTTCAAGGACGTGCTGTTTTATCCGGAGCAGGTGGAACAGCACCTGCAGCGCAGGTACCGCCCCGGAGAATAGCCGCCGGGTGGATCAGATAGCATCGAGCGCGGTGCGCAAGTCATGGCGCAGGTCTTCGATGTCTTCGATCCCCACCGACAGCCGGATCAAGCCATCGCCTATGCCCAGTGTTGCCCGCTGCTCGGCCGGGATGCTGGCGTGCGTCATCAGGGCAGGGTGTTCGATCAGGCTTTCCACGCCCCCAAGCTTTCGGCCAGGGCGAATACTTCGCAGCGCTCCAGGAAGCGGCGCGCGCCTGCCAAATCCGTATCGAGGTCGATGGAGATGATGCCGCCAAAACCATCCATCTGGCGCTGCGCCAGCGCGTGCTGCGGGTGCGAGGCCAGTCCCGGATAAAACACCTTTTTCACTTCCTTCTGCTGCTCCAGCCATTGCGCCAGCGCCAGGGCACTTTCGCAATGGCGCTGCATGCGGATGGCCAGGGTTTTCACGCCGCGCAAGGCCAGAAAACTGTCGAATGGCCCGGCAATCGCACCCACCGAGTTTTGCAGGAAGCCCAGCTGCTCGCGCCATTCGGCCTGGCGCGCTTCCGCGCCGACAATGGCGATGCCGCCGATGATGTCCGAGTGGCCGTTCAAGTACTTGGTGGTCGAATGCACGACGATGTCGAAGCCATGTTCCAAAGGCCGCTGCACCAGCGGGCTGGCGAAGGTGTTATCCGCCACGGCGATGATGCCCCGTGCGCGGCAGATGTCGGCAATCGCGCGCAGGTCGGCCAGTTTCAGCATCGGGTTGGTGGGCGTTTCCACCCACACCATCTTCGTTTCCGGGCGCAGCGCGGCCAGCAGATTCTCGGGATTGGTCAAATCGACATAGGTAAATTCGTGGCCTGCCGAGCGCCGGCGCACGCGCTCAAATAAACGGTAGGTGCCGCCGTACATGTCGTCGCCGGCGACGATGTGGCTACCGGCGTCCAGCAATTCCAGCACGGACGAGATGGCGGCCAGGCCAGAGGCAAACGCGAAGGCCGCGCTGCCGCCTTCCAAGTCTGCCACGCAGCGTTCCAGCGCCCAGCGCGTGGGATTGTGCGAGCGGCCATAGTCGAGGCCCTTGTGCACGCCGGGGCTGTCCTGCACGAAGGTGGAGGTGGCGTAAATGGGCGGCATGATGGCGCCCGTCGACGGGTCGGGCGACTGGCCGGCGTGGATGACGCGGGTGGCGAGATGGCTCTTGCGGGGAATTTGCTGGCTCAAGATAGTGTCCTGCGTAAGTGGTTGAGAAGGTCGAAGCGGGTGATCAGGCCATAAAAGGCGCTATCGTCGGCGACGACGGCCGTCAAGCCCCGGTCCAGGGTGGCGCGCAGGGCGGGCAAGCCGCTCGATGGCGCCAAGATTTCGAGCTGCGTCGTCATGGTGGCGCCCACCAGCGATGCGAAATGCGCGGCGTCGCCCGACACGTGCAACAGCAAGTCCGATTCGTCGAGGATGCCGACCAGCTGGCCGCCGTCGATCACGGGCAGCTGCGCCAGGTCGCTCGAGCGCATGCGGTTGAAGGCGGTGAGCAAGGTGTCGCCGGGCGCCACGCTGACCACGTCGCCCTCGTCGTAGCGGCGCCCGATCAGGTCTCGCAAGTCGCCCGACACGGCCCGCTGCAACAAGCCCTGGTCGCGCATCCAGCCGTCGTTATAGACCTTTGACAGGTAGCGTGTGCCCGTGTCGCAGACAAAAGTGACGACGCGCTTTGGCGTGGTCTGTTCGCGGCAGTATTTGAGGGCGGCTGCCAGCAGCGTACCGGTGGACGAGCCGCCGAGGATGCCTTCGGCGCGCAGGAGGGCGCGCGCGCTGTCGAAGCTTTCCTGGTCGCTGATGGTATAGGCCTGCGTGACGCTGTCCATGTCGGCAATCGAGGGAATGAAGTCTTCGCCGATACCTTCCACGGCCCACGAGCCGCTCGTGTCCGACACCTTGCCCGTGTCGATGTATTCGGTGAGGATGGAGCCTTGCGGGTCGGCCAGCACGAATTCGAGCTTGGGCTGCACCTTGCGGAAGTAGCGCGTCAGGCCCGTCAGGGTGCCGGACGAGCCGACGCCGACGACGATGGCGTCCACGTCATGGCCGCTTTGCTCCCAGATTTCGGGAGCCGTCGTCGTTTCGTGGGCCAGCGGATTGGCCGGATTGTTGAACTGGTCGGCGAAGAAGGCGCCCGGCAGGTCGCGCGCCAGGCGCGCCGCGTAATCCTGGTAGTACTCGGGATGGCCCTTGCCCACGTCCGAGCGCGTGGTGTGCACTTCCGCGCCCAGGGCTTTCAGGTGCAGCACTTTTTCCGTCGACATCTTGTCGGGCACGACGAGAATCACGCGGTAGCCCTTGATGCGGCCGACCAGGGCCAGGCCGATGCCGGTATTGCCGGCTGTCGCCTCGACGATGGTGCCGCCCGGCTGCAAGCGGCCGTCGGCTTCGGCCGCTTCGATGATGGACAGGCCGATGCGGTCCTTGATGGAACCGCCGGGATTTTGCGATTCCAGTTTCAGGAACAGCTGGCACAGGCCCGTGTCGAGCCTGGTGACTTCGACCAGCGGGGTATTGCCGATCAGCTTGTATAGCGCTGGCGGCTGGGATGGGGATGGCATTCGATCATTCATGGTGGCTCCTGTCAGAGAAACAGCCGCTCCGGATTGTGTCCCGAGCCGCCTTCCGTGCCGCGCAGTGTAGGCGGGTGGACGGGTGCGGCGAACGAATGTTTGCATGCTTGCATATGCGTCCTGCGCATATAGCCTGCAGCGCGCGTGATTCGAGTATGCGCCGTTTTTCGCCCGCTTGCCGCGCCAAAGGCACGCGTATTAAGCTGCCGCAAGCCCATCATTGCGATTTATAATCACGCCTCGAAAAGATACTAAACAGTATCCTGAAAAACCAGACAAACAGGGCAGGCGGCAGTGGCAAAACTTTATTTCCGGTATTCCGCGATGAACGCGGGCAAGTCGACGGCCTTGTTGCAGGTCGCGCACAACTATGAAGAGCAGGGCCAGCAGGTGCGCCTGTACACGGCCGCCATCGACAGCCGCTATGGCGTGGGCAGAGTCACGTCGCGCCTGGGGCCGCAGCGTCAGGTCGATATCTTCCATGCCGACACGAATTTCCTCAACGATATTCCCCAGGTGGCCTGCCTGCTGGTCGACGAAGCGCAATTTCTCAGCACGGCCCAGGTGCAGCAACTGCACCAGCTGGCGCAAGTGAAGGGTGTGCCCGTCATCTGCTACGGCTTGCGCACGGATTTCAAGGGCGAACCCTTCCCCGGCTCGGCCTATCTGCTGGCGCTGGCCGACGATATCGAGGAATTGAAGAATATCTGTACTTGTGGCAAGAAGGCCACGATGAACATCCGCGTGGACGAGCAGGGCCACCGCATCAAGGAAGGCGAGCAGATCAGTATTGGCGGCAACGAGAGTTACCGCCAGGCGTGCGGGCGCTGTTTCTACTCGTAAATTTACTCGGCGACGGGCATTCCGACATCGGCATCGTCCGAGAGCGCCAAATCGCCCCGTTCGAAGGCGGCGAGGATGTCATTCGCGCGCGCCACGTCGTGTTCACGCACCAACACGCGGGCGCCGCCGATGGCGGCCGCCAGCAGCATGTCGGCCTGCATGTGCTGGTCGTCCGTCAGCAGCACGTCGATGCCGGCCGCTGCCAGGCAGCCGCGGATGACGTGCGCATCCGTGGGTATCATCAGCCGGGCAATCAAAACATAGTCGTCGTGCATGGTGCCTCCTGGCAAGGTGGATTCGTCCCCATCTTAGCATCAGGCTTGAAGTTACAGCTTGAACACGCCCACCACCTGGTTCAGTTCCTGTGCCTGCTCCTGCAAGGGCGTCGGCGGCCGCAGCCGCTTCTTCCACCAGGGCCGCGTTCTGCTGGGTCACCTGGTCCATCTGGGCGATGGCCTGGTTGACTTGTTCGATGCCGCTGCGCTGCTCTTCGCTCGCCTGCGCGATTTCGGCCATGATGGTGCTCACTTGCTGCACGCTGGCCACCACCGTGTCCATGGTGGCGCTGGCCTGGCTCACTTGCGCATGGCCCAGGTCCACCGTGCTGGCGGACGCCTGGATCAGGTCCTTGATGTCTTTCGCTGCTGCCGTCGAGCGCTGCGCCAGGGTGCGCACCTCGGTGGCGACGACGGCAAAGCCGCGTCCCTGTTCGCCGGCCCTGGCCGCTTCTACTGCCGCGTTCAAAGCCAGGATATTCGTCTGGAAGGCGATGCCGTCGATGACACCGATGATGTCGGCGATCTTGCCCGAGGAACTGCGGATGGCGTCCATGGTGCTGGCCACCTGCGCCACGGCCGCGCCGCCTTCGGCTGCCAGGCTGGACGAGTCGTGCGCCAGCCGGCTTGCCTGCTGCGCGTGATCGACGTTCTGGCGCACGGTGGAACTGAGTTCTTCCATCGAAGCAGCCGTTTCTTCCAGCGAACTGGCTTGCTGTTCCGTGCGGCTCGACAGATCCAGATTGCCGTTGGCGATTTCACCGGACGCCGTGGTGATCTGCCCGGCGCTGCCGCGCACATTGCTGACCACTTGCGACAGGTTGTCGCTGATGCGGTTCATGGCGAGCAGCAGGCGGCCGATTTCGTCCAGGCTGCTGGTATCGAGGTGCACCGTCAGGTCGCCGGCGGCAATCTGCGCGGCGGCCGTTTCGGCGGCGGCCAGCGGGCGCGACACGAGGGTGCGCACCAGCCAGTACAGCAGCAGGGCGAAGACGAGCAGGGCGATGAAGCCGGAAATGGCCAGCTGGTTGCGCATCTGGCGTGCTTCAAGAGTGATTTCGTCCGTGAACGTGCCGCCCGCGATGATCCAGTGCCAATCCTTGAATTGACGGTAATACAGCTGCTTTTCGCGCGCGAGGGCAGCCGTTTCGCCCGGCGCCGTCCAGGTATAGCGCATGGCGCCGTTTTTTTGCGCCAGCATTTCCTGGATGAACATCCGGCCATCGCTGGCCTTGAACTCGAGCGCGCTCTTGCCTTCGCTGTTCGGATGCAGCACCAGGTGGCCGTAATTGGCGCCGGGGGCCGTGTCGACGATATAGATGTAGCCCGTCTGGCCGATCTTGACCTGGCGAATCTTCTCTTTCAACATGGCCAGATTCTTGCTGATGTCCAGACCGATGAACAGCACGCCTACCACCTTGCCGGCCGCATCGCGCACGGGGTCGTACTGGGTGATGTATTGTTTGCCAAACAGTGTTGCCATGCCAACGAAGCGCTGGCCGGCGCGCAGCGGCGCATAGCTGGGGTGATTGTGGTCGAGCTGGGTGCCGATGGCGCGTTCGCCATCCTGCTTTTTCAGCGAGGTGCTGATGCGCACGAATTCATCGCCGTTGGCGGCAAAAATGGTGGCGATCACACCCGTCTGGGCCGTGTAGCGGTCGACCAGGGCCGTGTCGAGGTTGAGTACCTTGCCGCCGTTGGCGAGGGCAGGTGTGGCTTTGCCGGCCACGGCCACCATGGCGCCCGTGTCGACCGTGAACGGGCCGGGAAATTCGGCCGCGAACAGGCGCGCAAAGCTGGCCGCCTCGTTGACCATGGCGGTATGAAACACTTCCGTGGTCGTCATGACGCTATTGAGTTCGCTGGTGACGGCCGCTTCGGCGCGCTGTTCCAGGGCAGACGAGGTGCGGATACTGATCAAGGTCGTCAGGCTGGCGAGAATCAGGCTGACCAGGGCAAACGTGAAGACGGTAATTTTGCCGCCGACACTCCAGTGGCGGGGGGAGAAGGAAATTGTAGGCATAGTGTGAGTCTGGCAAAGGGTAATCAGCTCGGCCATTCCTGGTCATGACATGACACGCGGGGAGGGGATCTGGTGGGGAATGCGCTTGAAACGGAGGCGCGCCGGCTTGGGGCCGCGCACAGGCAAGCTGAATTTCAGGGCGCGATGATAGCATGTCGCTTGCGTTTTGTTACTAAGTGTTTCCCGCAAGAATCATTTTTTTCGCGTAAAAACATCATCTGCATCAAGGATTGCCGCAACGTCCCATTGACTTTTTGAATTTCAGTTGGGCATGTTGGTATCCATCGCTGACAGACGATGCGATTTTTGTCACGAATGTTTCACTTTGTAATGAATGAGACGCCGCCTTTAATTCGCGTTTAAGCTTCCAGGAAGAAACTGATATTCCATGGGAGACTGCCATGCCGTATCCTGTAGAATAATATGCAGACCAGTCGTGTATTCCCCTTACTGTCTTGCTGGCTGGCGCATGCTTATCTGCGCCGCCTGGAATTGATTCAACTAATTTTCGGAGAAGCCGATGAAGAAGCAAATGATGCTGGTCACCCTGGTGCTTGCCCTGTCAGCCCACGCTGGCGCAGCCCAGACGGACAAGAGCGCCGCTCCTCCGCTACCCATGAAGCCGCTGGCCCAGCAAACGCAGGCCGCCTTGTGGGCCTCGCGCGTATTGACGCGCGTCCATTACAAAGCCATGCCGCTCGACGACGCCATGTCGGAAAAAATCTTCGACCGTTACTTCAAGTCCCTAGACGCGGAAAAACTGTTTTTCGTGCAGGCCGACGTCGACCGTTTCGCACCGCTGCGCACCAAGCTCGATGACGCCATCATCAATGAAGACCTGACGGCGCCGTTTGCCATCTACAACCTGTACCAGCAACGTTTCGACGAGCGCATGGCGTATGCGCGTGAATTGCTGAAAACCAAATTCGACTTTACGGCCGACGAGAGCTACCAGCTCGACCGCGAAAAGGCTGCCTGGCCGAAGAACGACGAGGAAGTGCGCGACCTGTGGCGCAAGCGCGTCAAGAATGACTGGCTGCGCCTGAAACTGGCGGGCAAGGAAGACAAGGCCATCCGCGAGACCCTCGACAAGCGCTATGAAAGCTACACGACCCGTGCGCGCAAGCTCAACAGCGAAGACGTGTTCCAGATCTTCATGAACTCGTACGCCATGTCGATCGAGCCGCATACTAATTACCTGGGCCCGCGCGCCTCGGATAATTTCGACATCGCCATGCGGCTGTCGCTCGAAGGCATCGGCGCCGTGCTGCAGACGCGCGATGAATACACGGTGGTGCGCGAGGTCGTGCCGGGCAGCCCGGCCGGCTTGTCGGGCAAGCTGAAAGTGGGCGACCGCATCGTCGGCGTGGGGCAGGGCGAAAGCGGCCCCATCACCGAAGTGCTGGGCATGCGCATCGACGACGTGGTGCAGCTGATCCGCGGCGCCAAGGATTCCGTGGTGCGCCTCGACATCCTGCCGGCCGACGCCGGCCCGGATGCCAAGCACGTGGTCTTGCCGCTGGTGCGCAAGAAAATCAGCATGGAAGAGCAGGCGGCGAAGAAATCGATCATCGAAGTGCGCGACAACGGTGTCAAGCGCCGCATCGGCGTCATTTCCTTGCCGACGTTCTACCAGGATTTCGAAGCGCGCCGCCGTGGCGACAAAGACTTTAAAAGCGCCACGCGCGATGTCAGCCGCTTGCTGGCCGAGTTGAAGAAGGATAAGGTCGACAACGTCCTGATCGACTTGCGCAACAACGGCGGCGGTTCGCTGAACGAAGCCGTTGAACTGACGGGCCTGTTCATCGACAAGGGGCCTGTCGTGATGCAGCGCAATGCCGAAGGCAAGGTCGACGTGGAAAGCGATACCAGTGCCGGCCTGGCCTGGGATGGCCCGATGGGCGTGCTGATCAACCGCGGCTCCGCTTCCGCCTCTGAAATTTTCGCCGCCGCCGTGCAGGACTACGGCCGTGGCGTCATCATCGGCGAAGGCAGCTTTGGCAAGGGCACGGTGCAGACCCTGTTCAACCTCGACCGTTTCGGCGGCAGCGAGAAAGCCCGTTTCGGCGAGCTGAAAATGACCATCGCCCAGTTCTTCCGCATCAATGGCGGCACCACGCAGTTGCGCGGCGTCACGCCTGACATCAAGCTGCCAGCCATGTCGGACGCGGAAAACTTCGGCGAATCGAGTTATGACAATGCCCTGCCATGGGTGGCCATCAAGCCGGCGTCCTACATGCCGACGGGCGACCTGAAGGAGATCGTGCCGCTGCTGGACAAGAAACATGATGTGCGCGTGGCCAAGGACAAGGATTTCCAGTATTTGCTCGATGACATCGCCCTGGTCGTCAAGCAGCGCAAGGAAAACCAGATTTCGCTCAATGAAACCGTGCGCCGCAAG
It encodes the following:
- a CDS encoding Cache 3/Cache 2 fusion domain-containing protein, translating into MPTISFSPRHWSVGGKITVFTFALVSLILASLTTLISIRTSSALEQRAEAAVTSELNSVMTTTEVFHTAMVNEAASFARLFAAEFPGPFTVDTGAMVAVAGKATPALANGGKVLNLDTALVDRYTAQTGVIATIFAANGDEFVRISTSLKKQDGERAIGTQLDHNHPSYAPLRAGQRFVGMATLFGKQYITQYDPVRDAAGKVVGVLFIGLDISKNLAMLKEKIRQVKIGQTGYIYIVDTAPGANYGHLVLHPNSEGKSALEFKASDGRMFIQEMLAQKNGAMRYTWTAPGETAALAREKQLYYRQFKDWHWIIAGGTFTDEITLEARQMRNQLAISGFIALLVFALLLYWLVRTLVSRPLAAAETAAAQIAAGDLTVHLDTSSLDEIGRLLLAMNRISDNLSQVVSNVRGSAGQITTASGEIANGNLDLSSRTEQQASSLEETAASMEELSSTVRQNVDHAQQASRLAHDSSSLAAEGGAAVAQVASTMDAIRSSSGKIADIIGVIDGIAFQTNILALNAAVEAARAGEQGRGFAVVATEVRTLAQRSTAAAKDIKDLIQASASTVDLGHAQVSQASATMDTVVASVQQVSTIMAEIAQASEEQRSGIEQVNQAIAQMDQVTQQNAALVEEAAAAADALAGAGTGTEPGGGRVQAVTSSLMLRWGRIHLARRHHARRLCFDCPADDTHGCARHPRLPGSGRHRRAADGRPAHAGRHAAGGRHRRRPRVGA
- a CDS encoding carboxy terminal-processing peptidase gives rise to the protein MKKQMMLVTLVLALSAHAGAAQTDKSAAPPLPMKPLAQQTQAALWASRVLTRVHYKAMPLDDAMSEKIFDRYFKSLDAEKLFFVQADVDRFAPLRTKLDDAIINEDLTAPFAIYNLYQQRFDERMAYARELLKTKFDFTADESYQLDREKAAWPKNDEEVRDLWRKRVKNDWLRLKLAGKEDKAIRETLDKRYESYTTRARKLNSEDVFQIFMNSYAMSIEPHTNYLGPRASDNFDIAMRLSLEGIGAVLQTRDEYTVVREVVPGSPAGLSGKLKVGDRIVGVGQGESGPITEVLGMRIDDVVQLIRGAKDSVVRLDILPADAGPDAKHVVLPLVRKKISMEEQAAKKSIIEVRDNGVKRRIGVISLPTFYQDFEARRRGDKDFKSATRDVSRLLAELKKDKVDNVLIDLRNNGGGSLNEAVELTGLFIDKGPVVMQRNAEGKVDVESDTSAGLAWDGPMGVLINRGSASASEIFAAAVQDYGRGVIIGEGSFGKGTVQTLFNLDRFGGSEKARFGELKMTIAQFFRINGGTTQLRGVTPDIKLPAMSDAENFGESSYDNALPWVAIKPASYMPTGDLKEIVPLLDKKHDVRVAKDKDFQYLLDDIALVVKQRKENQISLNETVRRKERDSQEARAKAREKRLIAQISNPADDLVVIPDPKDVLKGAKAANKTAKQIAAVKGALRTDDGLQGDERALSAELDAETAAKSAKDVLLNEAARILADEVALIKADTRMAAKVLPYGADTKATPVTAAK